The genomic DNA AGGGGGTTTTTTATGCTGCCAATCTTGTATATCGAAGACAATCGCATATTCGATATCGCTGGCCAAGCCTATGCCGTTTTTAAAGTGGCCTCAGAACCGTATGCCTTCCAGCCGACTCATATCAAGCAGCACGTCATCGGCCGGGTGACGCGGGGACTCATGAGCCTGTTCGGGGACCTGTGGATCTTCCTGCTGACCAAACAGTGGTCGCCGACGGTTCAATAACCCGGTGTGGCGGGGAGCATCAGCAGGAGGTCAGCGAGTATCTGCGGTACTACCTGCCCTTTCACCGGGTCAACCTGATCGTCGTACCGCTGAATCGCCAGCGGGTGACCCTCAATCTCACGAGCGAGAATTGGCGGGATTGGCTCCGGTAAGCGGCTGCCGGCGTGTTGGATGTGAAGAACCGTTTGTTGATGGGGCAGGAGGTTGTATCATTATAAAAGGGTGGAGGAACTACTATGCCGTGATTGACCCCGGTGCAACCAATCGGTTTCTGAGCAAGATCGACTGGTATATTCGCAGGCGTTTGGAGATTTTCTGGAATAAGAAGCATAATCGCCGGAAAACACGTTATGTTGACTTCTATCACATGCTTACTCCAGATGGGCTTGAAAACCGCCACTTCATGGAAAGTACGTACTGCCCAAAGTGAAGAAAGTCGGAAAGCCGTATGCGGGAAAACCGCACGTACGGTTTGATGAGAAGGGGCTGGTAACCCCAGCCCTTTACTCTACTCCAGGAACGTTACCTCTCTTCCAAACGTGCTTCGGAGCGCAGAAGGCGGATTTTCATGACGCGTCACGCACGCACTCACTTGTTCGGGCTCTCCCGTTGCTCCGGTACCCACGCGGGCAGTGCGCAGAGGGGGCCGACCAAACACAGACACGAGCTTTACAGCCCAGGAAATTGTGCGGCACGCCCTCTGCTCTGCTCTGCGCTTCGCTTCCGCCACCACCTGCTTCCTTGGTAGAGGAATTCGCCTGTAAGAGTACCTCGTCCCTCCCCTGGATCGCCCGGTGGGGGCTTCACTTCGATCATACCAACACAGACGAACAACATTTTTTAGATTATTCTATTGACTTATTTGACTCGATCGATTATTCTTACACTATATAGTGATAATATATTATCGTATATTGATAAAAAGGAGGTAGC from Effusibacillus pohliae DSM 22757 includes the following:
- a CDS encoding group II intron maturase-specific domain-containing protein, with amino-acid sequence MWRGASAGGQRVSAVLPALSPGQPDRRTAESPAGDPQSHERELAGLAPVSGCRRVGCEEPFVDGAGGCIIIKGWRNYYAVIDPGATNRFLSKIDWYIRRRLEIFWNKKHNRRKTRYVDFYHMLTPDGLENRHFMESTYCPK